The Thunnus thynnus chromosome 13, fThuThy2.1, whole genome shotgun sequence genome segment GAGCAGCCCTCATCCAAGAGtacacttacactgaaagtcTCGAGTACTAGGCCATACTAAAACTGGGAAATCTAAGTTAAGAGTCTGGGGAGTgaattgaaatatttctgaccttttaattttattgaGAATCTCTTAATGAACAAAAATGTCCAACTTGGATTCATCAGTTCACAGAGTCAGAAGAATCGGATTTATTCGCCAAGTAGCAAGTACAAGGAATTCACTGTGGTCCAGATgtcaacagaaacatcagtaaacatgaacattaaacaataaacataaacacaaacataactgtaagaaagagagggacagTAATTCACAAAGACTCTGTGTAGTGGGGGTGGACTATGTGTTTATTGCATATTATATTTTGCATGTTATATTGCATGCCATATTGCATATTGACATGATAGAAactatgtgtgtgcaaaaagcagaatatagaaaaatatagatAGGATAAATactaatgtaaatataattattaaatataattatgaatttgagtgtaaataaacagtgtgtattaacatatatatgtatatgtgtatgtatatatatgtatatatatatatatatatatatatatgtgtgtgtgtgtgtgtgtgtgtgtatatacatacacataattaaaaattcaaatcTATATACATCTACACAGTGCaggacagacaaagacacagtaTAAACAATATGAATTTGAATGAGATATGGGGTGAAGTGGAGTTGGTACACACTCATTACCTTTTCCAGTCATCAGCAGATCATTTCCAAGCCTCTTGACCTTCTATGACTTGATAAAAGTTTCTGAGCTGCTATCAGAGTGTTTCTCTGCACTGCTGAAGCACACACCTTGTTAACTCCTTGCTGTGACTTGACATCAGGTGCAGTCAACCCTCTGTTGCAAGGCAGAGACCCTCATGACCCTATAGACTGATTTTGTTGTTGATCCATTTCATCCACATTGTTTAAATCAGAGTTCCAGTTTCTGGATAGCTTGTGTGATATAAACTACTGTGCtattttttctgtgagatgCTATTTTGTTCTTTAGAGTAATTATAGTCAGCATTTTCTTTGTTGCGTCTTGTGAGCTGGATTACCTGTCATGGTGACCGCTTACTGTGCCTGGTGTCCCTTTAAAATCCCACAAAGGTCAGAGAACCTGCTAGTTAATAGGACTTTgaatacaaatatttgtgtCTATTGGAACAGTCACAAATATTTGTTAATCAGTTTTTGCCTATTCTGTAATTATATCCTGATTCCATTAGTTTCCAATAgcacctcctctgcctcctaagagctgttatttttatattaaggGTATTTCTGTCCTGCTTTTGACTTATTACAGATGGCGGCTACAAAGGTCCCAGAGGTTCGTGACATCACACGGATCGAGAGAATTGGTAAGAATCCATATTTACACTGGTACCCTAACTATTTAGCTCTTTATATTAATGCAAGTTAATGAGTGGTAAATCTGTTTTATGTGCTTTGATGCAAGTGGTACCTTGTCTTCCAAATGTGGTTACTGCTAATGTGTTTATTTCGATCTTGTGTTTAGGTGCACATTCTCACATTCGAGGCCTTGGCTTGGATGATGCTTTGGAACCAAGACAGGTAGCGTTAAGGCTTCAATTGATAGGCTGTAgctgtgaaaacatttaaagtatATAACCTTGTAAGGAACTGATTTCCTGTTCTTCCCTGTCAGTAATCCTGTTTGCAGGGTTTCTGACATATGTCAAGTAATTGTTGAAGTGTATggttatcttccaaaaggattACAGTAGAGACTGCATGCgacacttctgtctcctctgttgAGCTGTTAAAAATGCTGGATATGTGTTGAATTTGGGTTCAAGGATACCTGTTTCTGCTCACCTGCAGGTGTCTCAGGGGATGGTTGGCCAGCTGGCCTCCCGTCGGGCAGCAGGGGTCATTCTGGAGATGATCAAAGATGGCCACATTGCTGGCAGGGCAGTACTGATCGCCGGCCAACCTGGCACAGGAAAGACTGCCATTGCTATGGGTAAGGGCCACGTTGGAGGCTTTCCAGAACATAATATCATTTCCCCTGGAGGTGATATTGTTGCCTTGCAGTGATGTAATTGACTTAAGTAATATTTTCGTTAAAACATGAGTTCCTGCTCCCATATTCACTAACTGATTAATGGTTCAGCTGAGACTTTGCTTTTTATGCAGGTATTGCCCAGTCTCTTGGCCCTGACACACCCTTCACAGCGCTGGCTGGTAGTGAGATCTTCTCTCTGGAGATGAGCAAGACTGAGGCACTCAGCCAAGCTTTTAGAAAAGCCATCGGAGTGAGGATCAAGTAAGTGAGAAAACACAGTAATTGTGTTTGTAGCTCTCATTGTTGGAAATGAACCGTTATTCATAGGTGTCTTTCTTTTgcagagaagagacagagattaTTGAAGGAGAGGTGGTGGAAATCCAGATTGATAGACCAGCCACTGGAACGGTAGGCTGCTTACGCTGTTGACAGCTGCAACAACACCCATAATTTCACCCATAATAAGTCTTACAGACTCATTCATTATGCCTGCTCTGGCAAAGATTTTATAAAACACACTATTGGTGTTGTGAGAGAGCAGTCTTTACACATTTGATGTAATGTGTAAATACCTGGGGAAAAATAGAtctctgaatgaatgaataaagctgTATTGTCAATTTACTGAACATATTTTGcttttacagtgtaaaacagCACACAGTCTGCTATCATAAAGACAAACCTCTCATAGCATGTTTAACTTTGTCTATCAGGGTGCCAAGGTGGGCAAGCTGACTCTGAAGACTACAGAGATGGAGACAATATATGACTTGGGCAACAAGATGATCGACAGTCTCAGTAAAGAGAAAGTTCAAGCGGGGTAAGTTCATCTCTTGTTTATATATATTAGGGTCTGATATCTTCACGTGTGTCACAGTTTCAATCTCAACcgtctttctctttgttttctccCAGCGATGTTATTACCATTGACAAAGCTACCGGAAAGATCAGCAAGTTGGGCCGCTCCTTCACCAGAGCCAGAGACTATGATGCCATGGGAGCTCAGGTAACCTGTAACCATCACATCACTAAAATGTTACTGCTGTAGTCATTAATCTGCACTCAGAAACAACAGCAGTTTGGAACTTTCAgcagtgaaatatgttttttaaaataactctATGTACTAACAGTATTGTTATATGGATAGAAGGACATGATGGTCTTTGTTATTGTCCTTCAGTTCACAGCCAGTCGCTTCTTGTAGATTTAAACAATCAGTATTGAGTCCAAAAAAACTGTTAACTGGGAATTCTGTCTCCCAAAGGACTTGCAACATGGTCACCTGCTCtagttaaaatattttctttattacaaTATTAGTACAACATTTCAAGCTAAATTTGCTCTTTGTCAGGTGCAAAGGAATCAAAAAAAGATTTGTCTGTGTCACAGATTCACAAATTCCTTGGTTGCTTCttataatttattttgtcaACATATTCATACTCTTTTGTATGAtggctgatttttaaaaaaaattcttgtcCTCCTTGTAGACACAGTTTGTACAGTGTCCGGAGGGAGAGCTGcagaagaggaaggaggtggTCCATACAGTGTCCCTCCATGAGATCGATGTCATCAACAGCCGCACACAAGGCTTCCTGGCTCTCTTCTCCGGAGACACCGGAGAGATCAAATCGGAAGTCCGTGAGCAGATTAATGCCAAAGTGTGTGAGTGGAGGGAAGAAGGCAAAGCAGAGATCATACCAGGGGTaagttcaggtgtgtgtgtgtgtgtgtgtgtgtgtgtgtgtgtgtgtgtgtgtgtgtgtgtgtgtgtgtgtgtgtgtgtgtgtgtgtgtattgctaGTGATTGTACTTGACTGATTTTCCATGTTTGTGATTCCAGGTGTTATTTATTGATGAAGTCCATATGCTGGACATGGAGTGTTTTTCCTTCCTGAACCGTGCTCTGGAGAGTGACTTGTCCCCAGTTCTCATTATGGCCACCAACAGAGGCATCACTCGGTACTGTTTACATCGATTTTTGGTTACCTTAAACATTTATCTCATTTAGGAATACGCTGATATAGGACATTTTAATTTCTTACAATCTGCCTActtcaaaatgatcaaaaatattatgtttaacactgaatATTTACTCTTCTTCGTTTTTCTCTCAGTATCCGCGGCACAAACTATCAGAGCCCTCATGGCATCCCCATCGACCTGCTGGATCGGCTGCTCATCATCACCACCTCCCCTTATACTGAAAAAGAGACGAGGCAGATCCTCAAAATTCGGTGAAGATCTGCATCCATCATTCTTTCAGCAAACATTGCTCCCTTCCTCCCAGTGTTGGAAACGTGAAGTGACTCTGTGTGGTTTTATTTCAggtgtgaggaggaggatgtggagCTGAGCGAGGAGGCTCACACGGTCCTGACCCGCATCGGCATGGAGACGTCACTGCGCTACGCTATCCAGCTGATCAGCACTGCTGGCTTGGTGTGTCGCAAACGCAAGGTAAGCTCAGTGTGAACGAGCGGATTTTATTACAGCTGTAACAcaggtttaaatgtttttcagtaGTTTAGTAATGATTTCCTGTAGCCTCAGTGCTCAGAGTGTCCAGTACTTagatcgtgtgt includes the following:
- the ruvbl2 gene encoding ruvB-like 2, which gives rise to MAATKVPEVRDITRIERIGAHSHIRGLGLDDALEPRQVSQGMVGQLASRRAAGVILEMIKDGHIAGRAVLIAGQPGTGKTAIAMGIAQSLGPDTPFTALAGSEIFSLEMSKTEALSQAFRKAIGVRIKEETEIIEGEVVEIQIDRPATGTGAKVGKLTLKTTEMETIYDLGNKMIDSLSKEKVQAGDVITIDKATGKISKLGRSFTRARDYDAMGAQTQFVQCPEGELQKRKEVVHTVSLHEIDVINSRTQGFLALFSGDTGEIKSEVREQINAKVCEWREEGKAEIIPGVLFIDEVHMLDMECFSFLNRALESDLSPVLIMATNRGITRIRGTNYQSPHGIPIDLLDRLLIITTSPYTEKETRQILKIRCEEEDVELSEEAHTVLTRIGMETSLRYAIQLISTAGLVCRKRKGTEVQVEDIKRVYSLFLDEARSSQYMKEYQDSFLFNETQTAAMDTS